One stretch of Halapricum desulfuricans DNA includes these proteins:
- a CDS encoding galactokinase — MSDEYSYRVRSPGRVNLIGEHTDYTGGYVLPMATDLHTQLEATSDDDVTVYSAAFEEQRTFSTTDRERNDDWTDYVKGCYAVLEAEGYRPGGFRGELSGDLPLGSGLSSSASLELAVMAFLNEAYDLGLSRERLAELSQRVENDFVGVSCGIMDQFAVALGEANHALYLDTGTLAYETVPFPEDIQVVVFHTGVERELVDSAYNQRRETVEAAMETLGVDSSVELEANDLDGLTPSQRQRLGYVVRENDRVERAVTTLERGDIEAFGDVLVKAHHDIAENYEASCPELDHVVETAVRQGAYGARLTGAGWGGAAIALVDTSEAETFAQSLREEYEQRFPEHDPAVHLIAPSDGVSVSRM, encoded by the coding sequence ATGAGCGACGAATACAGCTATCGCGTGCGTTCGCCGGGTCGCGTGAACCTGATCGGGGAACACACCGATTACACGGGCGGCTACGTCCTCCCGATGGCGACAGACCTCCACACGCAACTGGAGGCGACGTCGGACGACGACGTAACCGTATACTCGGCGGCGTTCGAGGAGCAACGGACGTTTTCGACGACTGATCGCGAGCGAAACGACGACTGGACCGACTACGTCAAGGGCTGCTATGCGGTTCTCGAAGCGGAAGGGTATCGACCCGGCGGTTTCCGGGGCGAGCTGTCCGGTGACCTCCCGCTGGGATCCGGCCTGAGTTCCTCGGCGAGTCTCGAACTCGCGGTCATGGCCTTTCTGAACGAGGCGTACGACCTGGGGCTGTCCCGCGAGCGGCTGGCCGAACTGAGTCAGCGCGTCGAGAACGACTTCGTCGGCGTCTCCTGTGGTATTATGGATCAGTTCGCCGTCGCGCTGGGCGAAGCAAATCACGCCCTGTATCTCGATACCGGCACCCTGGCGTACGAGACGGTCCCGTTCCCGGAAGACATCCAGGTCGTCGTCTTTCACACCGGCGTCGAGCGCGAGCTGGTCGATTCGGCATACAACCAGCGCCGCGAGACCGTCGAAGCGGCGATGGAGACGCTGGGCGTCGACTCCTCGGTCGAACTCGAGGCCAACGATCTCGACGGGCTCACACCGAGCCAGCGCCAGCGACTGGGCTACGTCGTCCGAGAGAACGACCGTGTCGAGCGGGCCGTCACGACTCTCGAGCGAGGGGACATCGAGGCCTTCGGGGACGTGCTCGTGAAAGCCCACCACGACATCGCCGAGAACTACGAGGCCAGCTGTCCGGAGCTGGATCACGTCGTCGAGACCGCGGTCAGGCAGGGTGCCTACGGCGCACGGCTGACCGGCGCTGGCTGGGGCGGTGCGGCGATCGCGCTCGTCGACACGTCCGAGGCTGAGACGTTCGCACAGTCGTTGCGAGAAGAGTACGAGCAGCGCTTCCCCGAGCACGACCCGGCAGTCCACCTGATCGCGCCCTCCGACGGCGTCTCTGTCTCCCGAATGTGA
- a CDS encoding IclR family transcriptional regulator, which yields MDTSSIPEASTFDRQTAKTTVTTFRIVEALKRQSGARVSDLADELGLAKGTVHKHLSTLRKVNYVVQEDEQYRLSLRFMGLGTTVRSNLEIYQVAYRSVEKLAEATGEVASIMIPENGYGVYVLRVSAEGRPDIDIREGESVPLTATAGGKAILANMSSEDHERIISRHGLPELTENTITDPEELRDELRRVRNRRRAIDRGEYHPDQRCVAASITDLDGNPLGAVIVSGPSDRMNEKLADADFASLVGSTADSIQSRLYR from the coding sequence ATGGACACCTCGAGCATCCCGGAGGCGTCGACGTTCGACCGACAGACGGCAAAGACGACCGTGACGACGTTTCGGATCGTCGAGGCGCTCAAGCGACAGTCGGGGGCCCGCGTGAGCGACCTCGCCGACGAACTCGGCCTGGCGAAAGGGACCGTTCACAAGCACCTGTCGACACTCCGGAAAGTCAACTACGTCGTCCAGGAAGACGAGCAGTATCGACTGAGTCTCCGTTTCATGGGGCTTGGAACGACTGTCCGATCGAATCTGGAGATCTACCAGGTGGCGTATCGCTCGGTCGAGAAGCTCGCGGAGGCGACGGGAGAAGTCGCGAGCATCATGATCCCCGAGAACGGGTACGGCGTGTACGTCCTCAGAGTGAGTGCGGAAGGGCGTCCGGACATCGACATCCGGGAAGGTGAAAGCGTCCCGCTGACGGCGACCGCCGGCGGCAAGGCGATCCTCGCAAACATGTCCAGTGAAGACCACGAACGGATCATCAGCCGGCACGGACTGCCCGAGTTGACAGAGAACACCATCACCGACCCCGAGGAACTCCGCGACGAACTCCGACGCGTTCGTAACAGGCGCCGGGCGATCGACCGGGGCGAATATCACCCCGACCAGCGGTGTGTCGCCGCTTCGATCACGGATCTCGATGGCAACCCCCTGGGCGCGGTCATCGTCTCGGGCCCGTCAGACAGGATGAACGAGAAGCTCGCTGACGCCGACTTCGCAAGTCTCGTCGGCAGTACGGCCGACTCGATCCAGAGCCGGCTCTACCGGTAG
- a CDS encoding ABC transporter ATP-binding protein → MGELEIRDLTKVFHDDGGDIVAVDDLDIEVEDGELIVLVGPSGCGKSTTLRCVAGLESPTDGDIVLDGTAVTDQKPKERDMAMVFQSYALYPHMSSRENMEFGLKMATDLPKDEIKSRVEETASMLGIPELLDKKPDELSGGQQQRVALGRAIVREPEVFLMDEPLSNLDAKLRTQMRTELQELQQDLGVTTLYVTHDQTEAMTMSDRIAVLNDGELQQIGTPLECYHEPENEFVAGFIGSPSMNFFDVELDTTGNRPALVHEGFRYDLDEDVYADIEGHGERFTLGIRPEDIELATADEPNAVTTTVEVTEPLGEVTYVYLEIGDRQYTATLEGDLVIETGRTLTIRFPQDRIHVFDGQTGEALRNRSRPDDEAVESLPGFQRPDSVEAGME, encoded by the coding sequence ATGGGAGAGCTCGAGATCAGAGACCTCACGAAAGTATTCCACGACGACGGCGGTGATATCGTGGCCGTCGACGACCTCGACATCGAGGTCGAGGACGGGGAGTTGATCGTTCTCGTCGGCCCGTCGGGCTGCGGGAAGTCGACGACGCTGCGCTGCGTCGCGGGACTGGAGTCGCCGACGGACGGCGACATCGTCCTCGACGGGACGGCCGTGACCGATCAAAAGCCCAAAGAGCGGGACATGGCGATGGTGTTCCAGAGCTACGCGCTGTACCCTCACATGTCTTCCCGGGAGAACATGGAGTTCGGACTGAAGATGGCGACCGATCTCCCGAAAGACGAGATCAAGTCACGGGTCGAAGAGACGGCATCGATGCTGGGGATTCCGGAACTGCTCGACAAGAAGCCGGACGAGCTTTCCGGCGGCCAACAGCAGCGAGTCGCGCTTGGACGGGCGATCGTTCGGGAACCCGAGGTGTTCCTGATGGACGAGCCGCTCTCGAACCTCGACGCGAAGCTGCGCACCCAGATGCGGACCGAGCTTCAGGAGCTCCAGCAGGACCTCGGAGTCACGACGCTGTACGTGACCCACGACCAGACCGAGGCGATGACGATGAGCGATCGGATCGCCGTGCTCAACGACGGGGAGCTCCAGCAGATCGGGACGCCGCTGGAATGCTACCACGAGCCCGAGAACGAGTTCGTCGCCGGCTTCATCGGCTCGCCGAGCATGAACTTCTTCGACGTCGAACTGGACACGACGGGTAACCGTCCAGCGCTTGTCCACGAGGGCTTCAGGTACGACCTCGACGAGGACGTCTACGCGGACATCGAGGGCCACGGCGAGCGGTTCACTCTCGGCATCCGACCGGAAGACATCGAACTGGCGACCGCCGACGAGCCCAACGCCGTGACGACGACGGTCGAAGTCACCGAGCCGCTCGGGGAGGTGACCTACGTCTACCTCGAGATCGGCGACCGGCAGTACACTGCGACGCTCGAGGGCGACCTCGTGATCGAGACGGGACGGACGCTGACAATCCGGTTCCCGCAGGACCGCATCCACGTTTTCGACGGGCAGACGGGCGAGGCGCTACGGAACCGCTCCCGGCCGGACGACGAGGCCGTCGAATCGTTACCCGGCTTCCAGCGCCCCGATAGCGTGGAAGCCGGTATGGAGTGA
- a CDS encoding glycoside hydrolase family 27 protein translates to MFATGDTELAATPPMGWNSWNAFSCDVTEEDIRTAADQLVETGLRDAGYEYLVVDDCWMADELDDEGRLQPHPDDFPGGIESLAEYVHGKGLKFGIYSSAGTRTCQGLPASLGRERLHAKQFADWGVDYLKYDNCGDHESNDAIARYSAMGNALAEVDRDIVYSICEWGRNEPWRWGRNAGGHLWRATHDIVAKWTTDEQEFGLGIVDIIDQMHERGMAPHQGPGGWNDPDMLQIGNGPDSGQSKLEDVDVDRALTPAEERTHFSFWCLFGAPLMAGNDLAAMDDWTRELLTNEDAIAIDQDPLGIQGTRDGVLGETEIWSKRLAGEECAVILFNRGESTTDIETTVETVDMPVDAATYTVRDVWNDEVRETDGQLHATVDPHDVAMFRVIPE, encoded by the coding sequence ATGTTCGCGACAGGCGACACTGAACTAGCCGCGACGCCGCCGATGGGCTGGAACTCCTGGAACGCGTTCAGCTGTGACGTGACCGAGGAGGACATCCGCACCGCGGCGGACCAGCTCGTCGAGACCGGACTCCGGGACGCCGGCTACGAGTATCTCGTGGTCGACGACTGCTGGATGGCCGACGAGCTGGACGACGAGGGGCGACTCCAGCCCCACCCGGACGACTTCCCGGGCGGTATCGAGTCGCTGGCTGAATACGTCCACGGGAAGGGGCTCAAGTTCGGCATCTACTCCTCGGCGGGCACCAGAACCTGTCAGGGGCTCCCGGCGAGTCTCGGACGCGAGCGCCTGCACGCCAAGCAGTTCGCCGACTGGGGCGTCGACTACCTGAAGTACGACAACTGCGGTGACCACGAGAGCAACGACGCGATCGCGCGCTACAGCGCGATGGGGAACGCGCTCGCAGAAGTCGATCGCGACATCGTCTACAGCATCTGCGAGTGGGGGCGGAACGAACCGTGGCGCTGGGGCCGCAACGCCGGCGGCCACCTCTGGCGGGCGACCCACGACATCGTCGCGAAGTGGACGACCGACGAGCAGGAGTTCGGCCTCGGGATCGTCGACATCATCGATCAGATGCACGAACGCGGAATGGCCCCGCATCAGGGTCCCGGCGGATGGAACGATCCCGACATGCTCCAGATCGGGAACGGCCCGGACTCGGGCCAGTCGAAGCTCGAAGACGTGGACGTCGACCGTGCGCTGACGCCCGCCGAGGAGCGAACGCACTTCAGCTTCTGGTGTCTGTTCGGCGCGCCGCTGATGGCCGGCAACGACCTCGCGGCGATGGACGACTGGACGCGCGAACTGCTGACCAACGAGGACGCCATCGCGATCGACCAGGACCCGCTGGGGATCCAGGGGACTCGCGACGGCGTCCTCGGAGAGACGGAGATCTGGAGCAAGCGACTGGCCGGCGAGGAGTGTGCGGTGATCCTGTTCAACCGCGGCGAGTCGACCACAGACATCGAGACGACTGTCGAGACGGTCGACATGCCGGTCGACGCGGCGACCTACACCGTGCGAGACGTCTGGAACGACGAGGTCCGGGAGACTGACGGGCAGTTGCACGCGACGGTCGACCCGCACGACGTCGCGATGTTCCGCGTGATTCCCGAATAA
- a CDS encoding carbohydrate ABC transporter permease — protein sequence MATQTESQFSRYREEFSSFLTDTWIGYAFVIPATILLAVVIGYPTLRGLYLAFFEVSLLNPEQMEFVGLQHFRALAADPIFKAALWHTVLLTALAVSFQYLLGLGLALALKEKVPGAGIFRSLSMVTWVMPIIVMVIIFRFMVQNGFGPVNIILDSLGMRTTYWFGEPGVAFPLIVVMHVWRNVPFYAISLLAAMNSIPKEQYEAARLDGAGPLERFRYVTLPQISYVSMIMIVLHVTFTFKNFDIVYLSTGGGPLGNTEVLATYVYKQAFEQYALGYGASIGVVMLILMLTFTVVYVKLEEVD from the coding sequence ATGGCAACGCAGACAGAATCGCAATTCAGCCGATACAGGGAGGAGTTCTCGTCGTTTCTCACAGACACGTGGATCGGATACGCGTTCGTGATCCCGGCGACGATACTGCTCGCTGTCGTCATCGGCTATCCCACGCTCCGTGGGCTCTATCTGGCGTTTTTCGAGGTGTCGCTGCTGAATCCAGAGCAGATGGAGTTCGTTGGCCTGCAGCACTTCCGTGCGCTCGCGGCCGATCCGATATTCAAGGCCGCACTGTGGCATACGGTCCTGCTGACCGCGCTGGCCGTCTCGTTTCAGTACCTCCTGGGGCTCGGACTGGCACTGGCGCTGAAAGAGAAGGTTCCCGGTGCCGGGATATTCCGGAGCCTGTCGATGGTGACGTGGGTGATGCCGATCATCGTGATGGTCATCATCTTCCGGTTCATGGTCCAGAACGGGTTCGGCCCGGTCAACATCATCCTCGACAGCCTCGGGATGCGCACGACCTACTGGTTCGGCGAACCGGGCGTGGCGTTCCCGCTGATCGTGGTCATGCATGTCTGGCGGAACGTCCCGTTCTACGCGATCTCGCTGCTGGCCGCGATGAACTCCATCCCGAAAGAGCAGTACGAGGCGGCACGGCTGGACGGGGCCGGCCCGCTCGAGCGGTTTCGGTACGTCACGCTGCCTCAGATCTCCTACGTGTCGATGATCATGATCGTGCTGCACGTCACGTTCACGTTCAAGAACTTCGACATCGTCTACCTCTCGACGGGCGGCGGACCACTGGGGAACACCGAGGTGCTGGCTACCTACGTCTACAAGCAGGCCTTCGAGCAGTACGCGCTCGGGTACGGCGCCAGCATCGGCGTCGTGATGTTGATCCTCATGCTCACGTTCACCGTCGTCTACGTTAAACTGGAGGAGGTCGACTGA
- a CDS encoding ABC transporter substrate-binding protein: protein MLKGLSVGAAASLAGCNALSGNGNGNGGQALMWEYGFPNTDGAEPVWRNKFESKYEELAGEEIKISRYSYEDLRQKFLTGASTGDPDAIEGTLSHLSEYIAAGHLEPLDDLAESLDHFDGYVDSTVEAMTYQDTLYALPYEGNARAFFVRQDILDELGQDVPESVEAFHEISRMINDEYDDLIGFHNCTKDGSVRAFQEWMTHIYQHTDQLYVPDGDGWKLDIEADALGQVFDNWYYQIYAADNPVGDPDDLGTGWQTNDPGYINGNYAFIESGTWMRNWTTGENIQSSDTAEDILDNKTQIAHPPRADNASKGTFLEVKPVMVNTHSDQVEKGKTAVEAYTHPETLGEGMAQDPEGSGKAMTPVHDNVESTIENENWQPLTDIFTTGRALAKATWGPVREEFYTYMQEVSYGETDPYDAGEQFHEALQDLESEI, encoded by the coding sequence ATGCTGAAGGGGCTCAGCGTCGGTGCGGCGGCCAGTCTCGCAGGCTGTAACGCACTCAGCGGTAACGGCAACGGCAATGGTGGGCAGGCCCTCATGTGGGAGTACGGGTTCCCGAACACTGACGGCGCAGAACCGGTGTGGCGGAACAAGTTCGAGTCGAAGTACGAGGAGCTGGCCGGCGAGGAAATCAAGATCAGCCGCTATTCGTACGAGGACCTCCGGCAAAAGTTCCTCACGGGTGCGAGCACCGGTGACCCGGACGCGATCGAGGGGACGCTGAGCCACCTCTCGGAGTACATCGCCGCGGGACACCTAGAACCGCTCGACGACCTCGCCGAGTCGCTCGATCACTTCGACGGGTACGTCGACAGCACCGTCGAGGCGATGACCTATCAGGACACGCTCTACGCGCTCCCCTACGAGGGCAACGCGAGGGCGTTTTTCGTCCGACAGGACATCCTCGACGAGCTCGGTCAGGACGTGCCGGAGTCGGTCGAAGCGTTCCACGAGATCAGTCGGATGATCAACGACGAATACGACGACTTGATCGGCTTTCACAACTGCACCAAGGACGGAAGCGTCCGGGCGTTCCAGGAGTGGATGACCCACATCTACCAGCACACCGATCAGCTGTACGTGCCGGACGGGGACGGCTGGAAACTCGACATCGAGGCTGACGCGCTGGGGCAGGTCTTCGACAACTGGTACTACCAGATCTACGCCGCCGACAACCCGGTCGGCGATCCGGACGATCTCGGAACAGGCTGGCAGACCAACGACCCGGGCTACATCAACGGGAACTACGCGTTCATCGAGAGCGGGACCTGGATGCGTAACTGGACGACAGGAGAAAACATCCAAAGTAGCGACACTGCCGAGGATATCCTGGACAACAAAACTCAGATCGCCCATCCGCCGCGCGCCGACAATGCCTCGAAGGGGACGTTCCTCGAGGTCAAGCCGGTCATGGTCAACACCCACTCCGATCAGGTCGAGAAGGGGAAGACCGCTGTCGAGGCCTATACGCACCCGGAGACGCTCGGCGAAGGCATGGCGCAGGATCCCGAAGGGTCGGGGAAGGCGATGACACCAGTTCACGACAACGTCGAGTCGACGATCGAAAACGAGAACTGGCAGCCGCTCACCGACATCTTCACGACCGGCCGCGCCCTCGCGAAAGCGACCTGGGGCCCGGTCCGCGAGGAGTTCTACACCTACATGCAGGAGGTCTCCTACGGCGAGACCGACCCGTATGACGCCGGCGAACAGTTCCACGAAGCGCTGCAGGACCTCGAAAGCGAAATATAA
- a CDS encoding beta-galactosidase produces the protein MTVGVCYFPEHWPRQRWERDVEQMAEAGLEYVRMAEFSWGRIEPERGQFDFEWLDEAIELIGDHGMEVILCTPTATPPKWLVDERPEILQEDPDGTVREFGSRRHYCFNSPVYREETERIVTRMAQHYADNPHVAGWQTDNEYGCHETVRCYCEDCSNAFSEWLADRHGDVDALNEAWGTTFWSQQYPDFEAVEPPGPTPAEHHPSRLLAYYRFASDSVVEYNRLQTEILREINDDWLITHNFMGHFSTLDAYDVAADLDLVSWDSYPTGFVQDRREAEATVEELRAGDPDQVGLNHDIYRGALEQPFWVMEQQPGDVNWPPHAPQPADGAMRLWAHHAVAHGGDAVLYFRWRRCRQGQEQYHAGLRKQDGSPDRGYADASTAAEELFDLGPVDAPVALLHSYENLWATNIQPHAPEFDYWTHAGTYYRALRRRGVQVDVVSPERDLEGYAAVVAPTLYLLDDALATRLEAYVEDGGQLLIGARSGEKDPYNKLPDTLQPGPLAGLVGATVAQHESLPEQVPTRVGYGGDEYEYRTWAEWLDSDDATVQGRHRSGPADGQAAVVDAERGRGRVTYCGVWPGRELADALVGDLLERAGVTTHAPLPDGVRIAERDGHVWVTNFTDAPVSVDVPDGAAWVVGDERVGAYDVGVLEGTLGDVTVTRENSGP, from the coding sequence ATGACAGTCGGAGTCTGCTATTTCCCCGAGCACTGGCCGCGCCAGCGCTGGGAGCGAGACGTCGAACAGATGGCCGAGGCGGGGCTTGAGTACGTCCGCATGGCCGAGTTCTCCTGGGGACGGATCGAACCCGAGCGCGGACAGTTCGACTTCGAGTGGCTCGACGAGGCGATCGAGCTGATCGGCGACCACGGGATGGAGGTCATCCTCTGTACTCCGACCGCGACGCCGCCGAAGTGGCTCGTCGACGAGCGCCCCGAGATCCTGCAGGAGGACCCCGACGGAACCGTCCGGGAGTTCGGCAGCCGTCGCCACTACTGTTTCAACTCCCCGGTCTACCGCGAGGAGACCGAGCGGATCGTCACCCGAATGGCACAACACTACGCCGACAACCCGCACGTCGCGGGCTGGCAGACCGACAACGAGTACGGCTGTCACGAGACCGTCCGGTGTTACTGTGAGGACTGCTCGAACGCGTTCAGCGAGTGGCTCGCAGACCGCCACGGCGATGTCGACGCGCTCAACGAGGCCTGGGGGACGACCTTCTGGAGCCAGCAGTACCCCGACTTCGAGGCGGTCGAGCCGCCGGGCCCGACGCCGGCCGAACACCACCCCTCGCGGCTGCTCGCGTACTACCGGTTCGCCAGCGACAGCGTCGTCGAGTACAACCGCCTCCAGACTGAGATCCTCCGGGAGATCAACGACGACTGGCTGATAACGCACAACTTCATGGGGCATTTCTCGACGCTCGACGCCTACGACGTGGCAGCGGATCTGGATCTCGTCTCGTGGGACTCCTATCCGACGGGGTTCGTCCAGGACCGCCGCGAAGCCGAGGCGACCGTCGAGGAGCTGCGGGCGGGCGACCCGGATCAGGTCGGGCTCAACCACGACATCTACCGCGGCGCGCTGGAACAGCCGTTCTGGGTGATGGAACAGCAACCGGGCGACGTCAACTGGCCGCCACACGCACCCCAGCCCGCCGACGGCGCGATGCGGCTGTGGGCACATCACGCGGTCGCCCACGGCGGCGACGCCGTGCTCTACTTCCGGTGGCGACGCTGTCGGCAGGGCCAAGAGCAGTATCACGCGGGCCTGCGCAAGCAGGACGGCTCGCCCGACCGCGGCTACGCGGATGCGAGCACGGCTGCCGAGGAGCTGTTCGATCTCGGTCCCGTCGACGCGCCGGTCGCGTTGCTCCACAGCTACGAGAACCTCTGGGCCACGAACATACAGCCGCACGCGCCGGAGTTCGACTACTGGACGCACGCGGGCACCTACTACCGGGCGCTTCGCCGCCGCGGCGTGCAGGTGGACGTCGTGTCGCCGGAGCGCGACCTCGAGGGGTACGCGGCCGTCGTCGCGCCGACGCTGTATCTCCTCGACGACGCGCTGGCGACCCGGCTGGAAGCGTACGTCGAGGACGGTGGACAACTCCTGATCGGTGCCCGGAGCGGGGAGAAGGACCCGTACAACAAGCTGCCGGACACTCTTCAACCAGGGCCGCTCGCCGGTCTCGTCGGCGCGACCGTCGCCCAGCACGAGAGCCTCCCGGAGCAGGTGCCGACGCGGGTCGGCTACGGCGGCGACGAGTACGAGTACCGCACCTGGGCCGAGTGGCTCGACTCCGACGACGCGACGGTTCAGGGGCGACATCGCAGCGGCCCGGCTGACGGACAAGCGGCCGTCGTCGACGCCGAGCGTGGACGGGGACGGGTCACGTACTGCGGCGTCTGGCCCGGCCGGGAACTGGCCGACGCGCTCGTCGGCGACCTCCTCGAGCGGGCCGGCGTCACGACTCACGCACCGCTCCCTGACGGCGTGCGAATCGCCGAGCGGGACGGCCACGTCTGGGTGACGAATTTCACGGACGCCCCGGTGTCGGTCGACGTCCCGGACGGCGCTGCCTGGGTTGTCGGCGACGAGCGGGTCGGGGCCTACGACGTCGGCGTCCTCGAAGGCACGCTCGGAGACGTGACCGTGACGCGGGAGAACAGCGGACCGTGA
- a CDS encoding carbohydrate ABC transporter permease: MATNTDSEDRNLSQRIDAWLDEDMSPRRAIGVYLVLGLYFAFLLLPVVYMVLASFTRQSFLFSPELVPALGDLTLANYETVLSRGDFRTYFYNSLIVATSTTLLVLTVGILAGYSMSRFDYPGRGGLLYAFLSTQMLPIVLILIPFYILMFSLNLVDSLIGIVIAHSVIGIPLGTWLLKGYIDDIPESLDEAAKMDGCSHLSVLRRVIIPLAMPGIAVAGFYTFILSWNDYLLVSVLSQTAGTRTLPFGLQLFQSQNAVAWNLLITAAVITMAPVILLFAVAQRWVVEGLASGGMKGN, from the coding sequence ATGGCAACCAACACAGATTCCGAAGATCGCAATCTCTCCCAGCGGATCGACGCGTGGTTAGACGAAGACATGTCCCCTCGCCGTGCGATCGGCGTGTACCTCGTGTTGGGGCTGTACTTCGCGTTCCTGCTGTTGCCGGTCGTCTACATGGTGTTGGCGTCGTTCACCCGTCAGAGCTTCCTGTTCTCTCCGGAACTGGTCCCAGCGCTGGGCGATCTCACGCTCGCAAACTACGAGACTGTCCTCTCGCGAGGCGACTTCCGGACGTACTTCTACAACTCGCTGATAGTCGCCACGTCGACGACGCTGCTGGTGTTGACCGTGGGAATTCTGGCGGGATACTCGATGAGCCGGTTCGACTACCCGGGACGTGGCGGCCTGCTGTACGCGTTCCTCTCGACGCAGATGCTCCCCATCGTGCTCATCCTGATACCGTTTTACATCCTGATGTTCTCGCTGAACCTCGTCGACTCGCTTATCGGGATCGTCATCGCCCACTCCGTGATCGGCATCCCGCTGGGCACGTGGCTGCTGAAGGGATATATCGACGACATCCCCGAGTCGCTGGACGAGGCCGCGAAGATGGACGGCTGTTCTCATCTGAGCGTCCTGCGACGGGTCATCATCCCGCTCGCGATGCCGGGCATCGCCGTCGCCGGCTTCTACACGTTTATCCTCTCCTGGAACGACTACCTGCTGGTGTCCGTCCTCTCGCAGACAGCGGGGACCCGGACGCTGCCGTTCGGCCTGCAGCTGTTCCAGTCACAGAACGCTGTCGCGTGGAACCTGTTGATCACCGCCGCGGTGATCACGATGGCGCCGGTCATCCTGCTGTTCGCGGTCGCCCAGCGGTGGGTCGTCGAAGGACTCGCCAGCGGCGGCATGAAGGGGAACTGA
- the melA gene encoding alpha-galactosidase, which yields MPTITFIGAGSMVFATNLIGDILSYEALSDSEIRLMDVDEHRLEQTHAVADAMVDNEGLDATVEATTDRRAALDGADYVLNMINVGGTEPFENEIRIPEKYGIEQAIGDTTGPGGVFRGLRTIPTMLDIARDMEDVCPDALLLNYTNPMAIVCKAVDEATDIEVVGLCHSVPHTAEAIAEYVDVPEDELDYWVAGINHMAFFLEAKHDGESVYPDLREAYHDEETYRKDTVRFEMLRHFGLFPTESSHHMSEYVPYFRTDEDAIEELTGTGYAERMPTATYLEGWTERSEERDSPELDVDLEEVGVERSEEYAARLIHSLETDTPRRFNLNVPNHESSIANLPNDACVEVPVFADGAGIHPCSVGELPPEIATLDQQHTAVYELAVEGALEGDRSKVHRAVKLDPLSAAACTLEELHEMTEELIEANEAYLPELTFPEDEQVAIPAAADD from the coding sequence ATGCCGACGATCACGTTTATCGGAGCCGGCAGTATGGTGTTCGCCACGAACCTGATCGGGGACATTCTCTCCTACGAGGCACTGTCCGACAGCGAGATCAGGCTGATGGACGTCGACGAGCACCGGCTCGAACAGACTCACGCGGTCGCGGACGCGATGGTCGACAACGAGGGTCTCGACGCTACCGTCGAGGCGACGACCGACCGGCGGGCGGCGCTCGACGGAGCGGATTACGTCCTCAACATGATCAACGTCGGCGGGACGGAGCCGTTCGAGAACGAGATCCGCATCCCCGAAAAATACGGGATCGAGCAGGCCATCGGGGACACGACGGGTCCGGGCGGCGTATTCCGCGGACTGCGGACGATCCCGACGATGCTCGACATCGCTCGCGACATGGAGGACGTCTGCCCCGACGCCTTGCTTTTGAACTACACGAACCCGATGGCGATCGTCTGCAAGGCCGTCGACGAGGCGACCGACATCGAAGTCGTCGGGCTGTGCCATTCGGTTCCACATACGGCCGAAGCGATCGCCGAGTACGTCGACGTGCCCGAGGACGAACTCGACTACTGGGTCGCGGGCATCAACCACATGGCGTTTTTCCTCGAAGCGAAACACGACGGCGAGTCCGTCTATCCGGACCTCCGGGAAGCCTATCACGACGAGGAGACCTACCGCAAGGACACGGTCCGCTTCGAGATGCTGCGTCACTTCGGGCTGTTTCCGACTGAATCAAGCCACCACATGAGCGAGTACGTCCCGTACTTCCGCACCGACGAGGACGCCATCGAGGAGCTGACCGGCACCGGCTACGCCGAGCGGATGCCGACGGCGACGTACCTCGAGGGCTGGACGGAGCGGTCCGAGGAACGGGACAGTCCAGAGCTCGACGTGGACCTCGAGGAGGTCGGCGTCGAACGCTCCGAGGAGTACGCGGCGCGACTGATCCATTCGCTGGAAACCGACACGCCGCGGCGGTTCAATCTCAACGTGCCCAACCACGAGAGCTCGATCGCGAACCTGCCGAACGACGCGTGCGTCGAGGTGCCGGTATTCGCCGATGGAGCAGGGATCCACCCGTGCTCGGTCGGCGAGCTGCCACCCGAAATCGCGACGCTCGATCAGCAGCACACGGCCGTCTACGAGCTCGCCGTCGAGGGTGCTCTGGAGGGAGACCGATCGAAGGTCCACAGAGCGGTCAAGCTCGATCCGCTCTCGGCGGCGGCCTGCACGCTTGAGGAACTCCACGAGATGACCGAGGAGTTGATCGAAGCCAACGAGGCGTATCTCCCCGAGCTGACGTTCCCGGAAGACGAGCAGGTTGCGATTCCGGCGGCAGCCGACGACTGA